The following are encoded in a window of Hippoglossus stenolepis isolate QCI-W04-F060 chromosome 10, HSTE1.2, whole genome shotgun sequence genomic DNA:
- the slc66a3 gene encoding solute carrier family 66 member 3, which translates to MQPDTLLHVANVSTLFMCMVLKFPQIFVLIRVKSSSGVSLPSLLLELTGYIVFVTYQMYYDYPPPTYLEYPILIAQDAILLLLILHYSGSLPQSLIYTLVFVGGWRLLTVEKWIIDLAMSLCTFISAASKFAQLQCLWRSKDAGQVSALSWSMATYTCMARIYTTMVTTGDMQVLVRFIVMTLLNLWVLLTVLYYQRHSRSSKKDD; encoded by the exons ATGCAGCCGGACACGCTGTTGCACGTCGCTAACGTCAGCACGTTGTTTATGTGCATGGTGCTGAAGTTCCCGCAGATCTTCGTGCTGATCAGAGTCAAGTCATCCAGCGGAGTGAGTCTCCCCagtctgctgctggagctcacCGG GTACATTGTATTTGTAACGTACCAGATGTACTATGACTACCCACCTCCAACATACCTGGAGTATCCCATCCTCATCGCTCAGG ATGCTATCCTCCTGCTCCTTATTCTTCACTACAGCGGCAGTCTGCCGCAGAGCCTCATCTACACTCTGGT GTTTGTCGGAGGCTGGAGGCTCCTCACCGTGGAGAAGTGGATCATCGATCTGGCTATG agcctGTGCACATTCATCAGTGCAGCCAGTAAATTTGCACAACTGCAGTGTCTGTGGAGATCCAAGGACGCGGGGCAGGTTAGCGCCCTCTCCTGGAGTATGGCCACCTACACGTGTATGG CACGGATCTACACCACCATGGTGACAACTGGAGACATGCAGG TTCTGGTGCGGTTCATCGTCATGACGCTGCTGAACCTGTGGGTGCTGCTCACCGTGCTCTACTACCAGAGGCACAGCCGCAGCTCCAAGAAAGACGACTGA